From one Anabas testudineus chromosome 18, fAnaTes1.2, whole genome shotgun sequence genomic stretch:
- the spag17 gene encoding sperm-associated antigen 17 isoform X3: MPPKTAPKGSGKKSSAAGGAVSNKNWEAALTKAQLEEESWQVCVCFVVGRSPADEELIQALALALQRPPYKLFTMLNWDNTLAKIHDLGNPKVKKPGNLPLFYEVTEPAKALLDAGEEIPCDLMAKILKFQLLQIKADDQQRREAEKAEKEKANPAPLSASKDKGGAKVPDKKGKNPPSPVEPFREKKTKLKCRDDVDLPKFIDEEPDDGPQHYVLVLGFYQPQLIGALDALGVHVANVIKLCSEQTQTSDVQQEQHSFEGNEPSQRVSPSLDSDSARREQTARARKLHLFWSSLRRILDSAPLDSKLHNVAQLSYTVPDLLPSLDTRDPEAELELGSRILEGVASLIFDCLEWCRQHQHYLDNLKLINIPAVGLDSQPLEVVPAPLPSVSMTPRSKMKSVQEESPPQQETTSHSVSTDVDMRYYSNLLGLVPPEACSVPLIMHCILEQVVMSTEQSISEKPKPQEGPWLDRHLVSYMLQSFLPLVHTEEEKTVMLNSLLTTVNSEEDKKELMQTFGTEMNQKKLANPLVIRHHDERALRLKNISAVEGFDPAEVEISMMKLSPVWALIESVAHQKNRNSCWMPFKQQLQHYCTDDIVSWPEVKRLFHQSVLESMPLTKLDRKGVLKTAGPLGALEPAQQQTPTVIPWDNPLDYANEQLRKLRTEGPTFLTEDPGNTEKFNGRVCSSADLSDIQSSRLRSLFDWHYTEHHNASVFPQVLQLASEEYCCLDTFRGHNNTLYIFCHNPMSAYRQCKEFWDVALYTDVKFRKYLEHVAHTISEWTRDEELKQEKMQLRNLSPIGSTKDEKVPDAAEEEDAAEPVIRKDSLKAWKLEQERLKEEEMARKSKKESAPKSKQPTEEDKSIDSKKSKTLSGAKKSRVGTADSSAKTPSGSISTTAPPVEENKELHQTEEPSKGCIGYNMDGKLIQVSGCVQHLFPSDGGHITVENVSFVEGSSLVKVDVKKDGHHFYTHINHVVVDPVRSPAHLQNKDSSNKKEDCKVAESVEVKLVKQGSLSAVLDNGIHLSYSFYGPTGQYIVSPQEAGEAIPESSTCVPIPLSSSNHQSKEAELDSASSKAQTPASQVQPPETQATVCEDKPTLPSSPFNGLNLSVPNGLLLQFLREDTQGISSEEQGMLVRQSFPLHGKGEMKHLQDLSLFKELSRVVTSQGTVVRYMRDGSTEVLFADGSVSFSKDCGPVWVPDSEIDMTSQDTEDNKKEQSLQKDAQRGCWTTTTPSGARIVTIGTTHKHIPSTPLLAFKATDPITHEVMLSREDLVVSVQNPDGSFSVEHSDGTRITSVFQNKPPSILQQLLLHTGDQTDSVTHKSTSECVCCCTECVCADSINENMHVQDTCDTGEESRRESAEAARDKDTWSKLSECEHMCDEQERAQSSAHKNLEGCVYAERIVAEIVKTNASESEESVPIKERVLVVEKEGCATVVMYPERHTAHVFLADGTVITGNNKGNYQVFPSSLGLLHIQSDGTCVYSSDPLVTASSKGGTPTNPPGSYTFSHSDKVACDITDPDGNHFQVMEDGEVSLLNLSPSPSTLKPDEEELEEEDREMAKIFAKHKVHLPRLFLVHEDGSGTELLSSQTVEELLYEACSDPTVALLKEPLPDTQDEFGITMLKPSHQSEWSKWLLGKQNPDITPPNLRNRSWHDFPRVETKIPGPPFGTNMGQGLTLSERSSGSAVKRQPVTSCPKVLEMREMYQHRPFTQSFKNTVDTRLKEYIERLMEREQRSEETKVKEPRSEEESARASDLLSLVLSFAEEEGSDHIFDKRTSVDIASLYSKGVGVEQSDVSDDTATAASDSFTNGKASKWPERHAQHRQQMSEERACREALWKKNIVPYFHPENIPIYQDLLQHQTPDMRALSMDLPPIPKSESAELFLKDAPQETPRPLNPTPSKSASRAARLDGLPEKRPTNPTLQMAGERSLRSSSGLCKSIHVDVTGKPRRSKVRLPASILSSKPRSVPNKQFLSLEEPVRRKCRTISLTDPHVVVRGFVLLPSSVDFGTLQEGTSSAITVVMKNVGVDTCRFHVKQPPSSTGLRVIYSPGPVAAGLQVELQVQLFAMCAVQAVDEPKTYISQDIVIHTETDVLYLPVTANILWNKLVFWEQLFLCINHICYYSASLHCTYSVFVCKSFLKHYSFVVLPIFKCFIK; the protein is encoded by the exons ATGCCACCAAAAACAGCCCCGAAGGGCTCAGGGAAAAAGTCCAGCGCTGCTGGAGGTGCAGTTTCTAACAAGAACTGGGAAGCTGCTCTCACAAAAGCACAACTGGAAGAG GAGTCCTggcaagtctgtgtgtgttttgtggttggGAGAAGTCCAGCTGATGAAGAGCTGATCCAGGCTCTGGCTTTGGCCTTACAGCGACCTCCATATAAACTTTTCACCATGCTGAACTGGGACAACACCCTTGCTAAG ATCCACGATTTAGGGAATCCCAAAGTGAAAAAACCTGGCAACCTGCCCTTATTCTATGAG GTTACAGAGCCTGCAAAGGCGCTGCTGGATGCGGGAGAGGAGATTCCCTGTGACCTGATGGCAAAAATACTAAAGTTCCAGCTGCTACAGATCAAAGCTGATGATCAGCAGAGACGTGAAGCTGAGAAG GCTGAGAAGGAGAAGGCAAATCCCGCTCCTCTCTCTGCCAGCAAGGACAAAGGAGGAGCCAAGGTCCCTGACAAGAAGGGCAAGAATCCACCTTCACCTGTGGAACCTTtcagagagaagaagaccaagCTGAAATGCAGGGATGACGTTGATCTGCCAAAGTTTATAG ATGAAGAGCCAGATGATGGTCCTCAACACTACGTCCTGGTTCTCGGTTTCTACCAACCCCAGCTGATTGGTGCCCTTGATGCCCTAGGTGTACATGTAGCTAATGTCATTAAACTGTGTTCAGAGCAAACTCAGACTTCTGATGTGCAGCAGGAACAACACAGCTTTGAGGGAAATGAGCCGAGTCAGAGAGTATCTCCATCTTTGGACTCAG ACTCAGCCAGGAGAGAGCAGACTGCACGGGCCAGGAAGTTGCATCTGTTCTGGTCAAGTCTGAGACGAATTTTGGACAGTGCCCCTCTGGATTCCAAGCTCCACAATGTGGCCCAGCTCAGCTATACTGTCCCAGATCTCTTACCTTCCTTAGACACACGGGACCCCGAAGCTGAG CTGGAGTTGGGAAGCCGGATCTTGGAGGGTGTTGCCAGTCTCATCTTTGACTGTCTGGAGTGGTGCAGGCAGCATCAGCACTACCTAGACAACCTCAAACTCATCAATATACCAGCTGTCGGGTTGGATTCTCAGCCTTTAGAG GTTGTGCCTGCCCCTCTCCCCAGTGTTTCTATGACTCCACGCTCCAAGATGAAGTCAGTGCAGGAGGAAAGTCCACCACAGCAAG AAACCACCTCACATTCAGTCTCCACTGATGTGGACATGCGCTATTATAGCAACCTACTGGGCCTGGTGCCACCTGAAGCTTGTTCAGTCCCTCTTATCATGCACTGTATTCTGGAGcag GTGGTGATGTCTACAGAGCAGTCTATCTCTGAGAAGCCCAAACCTCAAGAGGGTCCCTGGTTAGATCGTCATCTGGTCAGCTACATGCTTCAGAGCTTCCTGCCTCTGGTGCacacagaagaggagaagacagtCATGTTAAATAGCTTACTGACTACAGTAAACAGTGAAGAGGACAAGAAG GAACTAATGCAGACGTTTGGAACAGAGATGAATCAAAAGAAGTTGGCGAACCCTCTGGTTATCAGACACCACGATGAGAGAGCGCTGCGCTTGAAGAACATCAGT GCTGTTGAAGGTTTTGATCCAGCAGAGGTGGAGATATCTATGATGAAGCTGTCTCCTGTGTGGGCCCTGATTGAGTCTGTAGCTCaccagaaaaacagaaactccTGCTGGATGCCATTCAAACAGCAGCTACAACACTACTGTACAGACG ATATTGTGTCATGGCCTGAGGTGAAGCGCCTGTTTCATCAGAGTGTATTGGAATCTATGCCCCTGACTAAGCTGGACAGAAAGGGTGTCCTGAAAACTGCAGGACCACTGGGAGCATTGGAACCAGCACAGCAGCAGACGCCGACAGTAATCCCATGGGACAACCCATTAGACTATGCTAATGAGCAGCTTCGTAAGCTAAGGACCGAAG gtCCAACCTTTCTCACCGAGGATCCTGGTAACACAGAG aAGTTCAATGGGAGAGTGTGTAGCTCTGCAGACCTATCTGACATCCAGAGTTCTAGGCTGAGATCTCTGTTTGACTGGCACTATACCGAACACCACAACGCTTCTGTCTTTCCACAG GTACTCCAGTTGGCCTCAGAAGAATACTGCTGCCTGGACACATTCAGGGGTCATAACAATACCCTGTACATTTTTTGCCACAATCCTATGAGTGCCTATCGTCAGTGCAAGGAGTTCTGGGATGTAGCCCTTTACACTGATGTCAAGTTCAG gAAGTACCTGGAGCATGTGGCACATACCATTTCAGAATGGACAAGAGACGAGGAATTAAAGCAGGAGAAAATGCAACTAAGAAATCTCAGCCCAATTGGGTCTACAAAAG ATGAAAAAGTTCCAGatgctgcagaggaggaggacgcTGCGGAACCGGTCATCAGAAAAGACTCACTCAAA GCAtggaagctggagcaggagcggctaaaggaggaggagatggccAGAAAATCAAAGAAGGAGAGTGCACCGAAGAGCAAGCAGCCGACTGAGGAGGATAAGTCCATAGACAGCAAGAAGAGTAAAACTTTATCTGGTGCAAAGAAGAGCAGAGTAGGGACAGCGGACAGCTCAGCCAAGACACCTTCAGGGTCCATTTCTACAACGGCACCCCctgtggaggaaaacaaagaacTGCATCAGACAGAGGAGCCCTCCAAG GGTTGCATAGGCTACAACATGGATGGAAAATTGATTCAAGTGTCAGGCTGTGTCCAGCACCTTTTCCCCTCAGATGGAGGGCACATCACTGTGGAGAATGTCAGCTTTGTTGAAG GTTCCAGCCTAGTGAAAGTGGATGTGAAAAAAGACGGGCATCATTTCTACACACACATCAACCATGTTGTTGTGGATCCTGTAAGATCTCCTGCTCACCTCCAGAACAAAGACTCCAGTAACAAGAAGGAAGACTGTAAAG TAGCAGAGTCTGTGGAGGTGAAATTGGTGAAGCAGGGCTCACTCTCAGCAGTGTTAGACAATGGAATTCACCTCTCATACAGTTTCTACGGGCCCACAGGACAATACATAG TGAGTCCCCAGGAAGCGGGAGAGGCAATCCCAGAGTCTTCCACTTGTGTTcccatccctctctcttcttctaaCCACCAGTCCAAGGAAGCAGAGCTGGATTCAGCTTCCTCTAAGGCGCAGACCCCAGCCAGCCAGGTCCAGCCTCCAGAGACCCAG GCTACAGTGTGTGAAGACAAGCCAACATTGCCATCCAGTCCATTCAACGGCCTCAACCTGTCTGTTCCTAATGGCTTACTGCTGCAGTTCCTGAGAGAGGATACTCAAG GAATATCTTCAGAGGAGCAGGGTATgttggtgaggcagagcttccCTCTACATGGTAAAGGAGAAATGAAGCACCTTCAGGACCTCTCCCTCTTCAAAGAACTATCTCGTGTAGTCACCAGCCAGGGAACTGTGGTCCGTTACATGAGAGACGGGTCCACAGAG GTGCTGTTTGCAGATGGCTCAGTCAGTTTCAGCAAGGATTGTGGTCCAGTGTGGGTGCCTGACTCTGAAATTGACATGACTTCCCAGGATACTGAGGACAACAAGAAAG aACAGAGCTTGCAGAAAGATGCTCAGAGAGGGTGTTGGACAACTACGACTCCTTCCGGAGCTCGCATCGTCACTATAGggaccacacacaaacacatacccTCCACACCTCTTCTTGCTTTCAAGGCTACAGACCCCATCACTCATGAG GTGATGCTGAGTCGAGAGGATCTAGTGGTTTCTGTCCAGAACCCAGATGGCTCTTTTAGTGTGGAACATTCAGACGGGACCAGGATCACCAGTGTCTTCCAAAACAAACCACCAAGCATACTGCAACAGCTACTGCTGCACACAG GGGATCAAACTGACAGTGTGACCCATAAATCCACTTCTGAATGTGTATGTTGCtgcactgagtgtgtgtgtgcagacagcatTAATGAGAACATGCACGTCCAGGACACCTGTGACACTGGAGAAGAGAGTAGAAGGGAGAGTGCAGAGGCAGCACGTGATAAAGATACCTGGTCTAAGTTGAGTGAGTGTGAGCATATGTGCGATGAACAGGAGCGTGCTCAATCTAGTGCGCATAAGAACTTAGAGGGGTGTGTGTATGCAGAAAGAATTGTGGCTGAGATTGTTAAGACGAATGCAAGTGAGAGTGAGGAGAGCGTTCCAATCAAAGAGCGGGTGCTGGTGGTGGAGAAGGAGGGCTGTGCCACAGTAGTGATGTATCCAGAGCGACATACGGCTCATGTCTTTTTAGCTGATGGAACTGTCATAACTGGAAACAACAAAGGAAACTATCAG GTGTTCCCATCCAGTCTGGGGCTCTTACACATCCAAAGTGACGGGACGTGTGTGTACTCTTCTGACCCGCTTGTAACCGCGAGTTCAAAGGGTGGCACTCCCACAAACCCACCAGGAAGCTACACCTTCAGTCACTCAGACAAAGTGGCCTGTGACATCACAGACCCAGATGGAAACCATTTCCAG GTGATGGAGGATGGAGAAGTATCGTTACTGAACCTTAGTCCTTCTCCGAGCACATTGAAACCTGAcgaggaagagctggaggaggaggacagagaaatgGCCAAGATTTTtgcaaaacacaaagtacaTTTGCCAAG GTTGTTTCTGGTTCATGAGGATGGATCAGGCACTGAACTACTGAGCTCTCAAACGGTAGAAGAGCTGCTCTACGAGGCATGCTCTGACCCTACCGTAGCACTGCTGAAGGAACCACTGCCAGATACACAAG ATGAATTCGGCATTACCATGCTGAAGCCCAGCCACCAGAGTGAATGGTCCAAGTGGTTGTTAGGGAAACAAAATCCTGACATCACCCCTCCCAATCTCAGAAACCGTAGCTGGCATGACTTCCCTAGAGTAGAG ACGAAGATCCCAGGTCCTCCGTTTGGTACTAACATGGGACAAGGTCTGACTCTGAGTGAGCGGTCCAGTGGTTCTGCAGTAAAGCGTCAACCTGTCACAAGCTGCCCTAAAGTCCTGGAGATGAGGGAAATGTACCAGCATCGACCATTCACCCAATCGTTCAAAAATACTGTAGACACACGACTAAAG GAATACATAGAACGTTTGATGGAGAGGGAGCAACGATCAGAGGAGACAAAAGTTAAAGAGCCTCGCAGCGAGGAGGAGAGTGCCCGTGCAAGTGATCTTCTCAGTCTAGTCCTG TCTTTTGCAGAAGAAGAGGGATCAGACCACATCTTTGACAAGAGGACTTCAG TGGATATTGCCAGTCTGTACAGCAAAGGAGTCGGAGTTGAGCAGTCAGATGTTTCAGACGACACAGCCACAGCAGCTAGTGACAG TTTTACAAACGGAAAGGCATCAAAATGGCCTGAAAGACATGCTCAGCACAG GCAGCAGATGTCTGAGGAGAGGGCTTGTAGAGAGGCTCTatggaagaaaaacattgttCCCTATTTCCACCCAGAAAATATTCCAATATACCag GATCTGCTGCAGCACCAAACACCCGACATGAGGGCCCTGTCTATGGATCTCCCTCCGATCCCCAAGTCCGAGAGTGCTGAGCTGTTCCTGAAAGATGCCCCACAAGAAA CCCCAAGACCCTTAAACCCAACACCCTCTAAATCAGCAAG CCGTGCAGCACGACTTGATGGGCTGCCTGAAAAGCGACCGACAAATCCCACACTTCAGATGGCTG GTGAAAGAAGTCTGAGGAGTTCATCTGGGCTTTGCAAATCAATCCACGTGGACGTAACTGGAAAACCCAGGAGGAGTAAAGTGAGGTTACCAGCGTCCATCCTCAGCTCTAAACCGCGCAGTGTACCAAATAAACag TTCCTGTCACTGGAAGAGCCAGTGCGGAGGAAGTGTCGCACCATTTCTCTGACTGATCCACATGTCGTAGTGAGGGGCTTCGTCCTCCTCCCGTCCAGCGTTGACTTTGGTACCCTGCAGGAGGGCACTTCCTCAGCCATTACTGTGGTGATGAAGAATGTGGGCGTTGATACCTGCAG GTTCCATGTGAAACAGCCTCCTTCCTCTACAGGCCTGCGGGTTATCTACAGTCCTGGACCT GTGGCTGCAGGTTTGCAGGTTGAACTGCAGGTTCAGCTGTTTGCCATGTGTGCAGTCCAAGCAGTGGACGAGCCAAAAACATACATCTCCCAAGATATTGTCATCCACACTGAAACAGACGTCCTCTACCTGCCTGTCACCGCTAATATCCTTTGGAACAAACTTGTGTTTTGGGAGCAGCTATTCTTGTGCATAAACCACATCTGCTACTATTCAGCCAGTCTGCATTGTACTTATTCAGTATTTGTGTGCAAATCCTTTTTAAAGCATTACTCCTTTGTAGTCTTACCTATATtcaagtgttttattaaatga